In Alteribacillus bidgolensis, a genomic segment contains:
- a CDS encoding helix-turn-helix transcriptional regulator, with protein MQFYVPLQPPKLQKELLDSNYQYREYLPNKSLESYVACYWTVDFHSSEQKKLHRIIPDGCADIIFDLRSSSFSKGAFVVGLMTEYEAINLTQKCSLFGIRFYSDTVYRFLRHPVSQFIGNPVFLEDIWGDEAAFMTEEIISANGISRIIEKVELKLKRFLLLNESKPNYLLQTGLQYIYATKGMISIRSLSEKLSYSERNIRRTFHKELGVSPKELSGIIRFQSLLQELYNSNQYSFTNIAIKYGYSDQPHFINNFRRYYGMSPNQVFKINSATQ; from the coding sequence ATGCAATTTTATGTTCCTTTGCAACCACCTAAATTACAAAAAGAATTGTTAGATTCCAATTATCAATATCGAGAATATTTGCCAAACAAGAGTCTGGAATCTTATGTTGCTTGCTATTGGACCGTTGATTTCCATTCATCGGAACAGAAAAAATTGCACCGTATCATACCGGATGGTTGCGCTGATATTATATTTGATCTGAGATCATCCTCTTTTTCAAAAGGAGCCTTTGTTGTTGGATTGATGACTGAATATGAAGCCATAAATCTTACTCAAAAATGCTCCTTATTTGGAATTCGCTTTTATTCAGATACTGTATACCGTTTTTTAAGGCATCCCGTGTCTCAGTTTATTGGAAATCCTGTATTTCTTGAAGATATATGGGGAGATGAAGCTGCATTTATGACAGAAGAAATCATATCAGCCAATGGAATTTCAAGAATAATTGAAAAGGTTGAACTAAAGTTAAAGAGATTCCTACTCTTGAACGAATCAAAACCAAATTATTTGCTACAAACGGGTCTGCAATACATTTATGCTACTAAGGGGATGATTTCAATTCGCTCTTTGTCAGAAAAACTCAGTTACAGTGAAAGGAATATAAGAAGGACATTTCATAAGGAGTTAGGAGTGAGCCCGAAAGAACTTTCAGGTATCATTAGGTTTCAAAGCCTTCTTCAAGAGCTATATAATAGTAATCAATATAGTTTTACAAATATTGCTATAAAATACGGATATTCTGATCAACCACACTTTATCAATAATTTCAGACGTTATTATGGCATGTCCCCCAACCAAGTTTTTAAGATAAACAGTGCCACTCAGTAA
- a CDS encoding polysaccharide deacetylase family protein, whose amino-acid sequence MPELTDQQFNENIQSTTAEIEKIIGVKPDLFRPPFGEIEDRQVEMLNKQGYRSICGRPIQRTGAECLLKKLYQE is encoded by the coding sequence TTGCCTGAGCTTACGGACCAACAATTTAACGAAAACATACAGTCGACTACCGCAGAAATTGAGAAAATTATAGGGGTCAAACCAGATTTATTCCGACCGCCATTTGGAGAAATTGAAGATCGACAGGTAGAAATGCTTAATAAACAAGGCTACCGTTCGATATGTGGACGGCCGATACAAAGGACTGGAGCGGAGTGTCTGCTGAAGAAATTGTATCAAGAGTGA
- a CDS encoding VOC family protein, whose product MKPRITVITLGVDDLERSLKFYRDGLGLPTEGIVGKEFEHGAVAFFDLLSGLKLAIFQRKDIAHDAQINQTNSSPTEFTIGHNVESKEEVDKVMEQAKKAGAIITAPSHDTFWGGYSGYFQDPDSHLWEVVWNPHLEIKE is encoded by the coding sequence ATGAAGCCACGAATTACAGTAATTACATTAGGTGTAGATGATTTGGAACGATCTTTGAAATTCTATCGAGACGGATTGGGGCTTCCAACAGAAGGTATAGTGGGCAAAGAATTTGAGCATGGTGCCGTTGCTTTTTTCGACTTACTATCAGGCTTAAAACTTGCTATTTTTCAGCGCAAAGATATTGCGCATGATGCTCAGATTAATCAGACTAATTCTAGTCCTACTGAATTTACTATTGGTCATAATGTAGAAAGCAAAGAAGAAGTTGACAAGGTGATGGAACAGGCAAAGAAGGCTGGTGCTATTATAACAGCCCCATCACATGACACTTTTTGGGGTGGTTACTCTGGTTACTTCCAAGACCCAGATAGCCACTTGTGGGAAGTAGTGTGGAATCCACATTTGGAGATCAAGGAATAA
- a CDS encoding ArsR/SmtB family transcription factor: MKHIDIFKALSNETRLEILRWLKEPKKHFDNPPSKNPKNIDEKGGVCVGVIQKKAQLSQSTTSQYLSMMQKAGLLKSERHGKWTYYRRNEKTIQDVSAFLKEKL; the protein is encoded by the coding sequence ATGAAGCATATCGATATTTTTAAAGCCCTATCAAATGAAACACGCTTAGAGATATTGAGATGGTTGAAAGAACCAAAAAAACACTTTGACAATCCTCCAAGCAAGAATCCAAAAAATATTGATGAGAAAGGCGGTGTATGCGTAGGTGTTATTCAAAAGAAAGCACAATTGTCACAATCAACGACATCTCAATATTTATCTATGATGCAGAAGGCTGGTCTGTTGAAATCTGAACGACACGGAAAATGGACCTATTACCGAAGAAATGAAAAAACGATTCAAGATGTATCCGCATTCTTGAAAGAAAAACTTTGA
- a CDS encoding SDR family oxidoreductase — MNLENQTAIVAGATRGAGRAMAIKLGETGATVYVTGRTTRQEISPMQRKETIEETAALVKEAGGIGIPVKVDHTDEEQVKMFINKVNEEQNGQLDILVNDVWGGDPLTEWGKDVGDHNLQKGLQMQKQAVQAHFITSHYAVPLMKKKNSGLIVEVTDGIDYEYRGNFYYSLAKISNIHMAKAMAEDLKDNNITSIALTPGFLRSEAMLDLFGVTEENWKEGVKVEKHFIASETPFYIGEALKHLALDPDVRRFNGRTLSTWELSDIYGFKDVDGTQPHWGNYFKKHVEK, encoded by the coding sequence ATGAATTTAGAAAATCAAACAGCCATTGTAGCTGGAGCCACAAGAGGAGCAGGTCGCGCTATGGCAATAAAACTTGGTGAAACAGGAGCAACTGTATATGTGACCGGACGTACAACAAGACAAGAAATTTCTCCTATGCAGCGGAAAGAAACAATTGAAGAAACAGCTGCATTAGTCAAAGAAGCAGGCGGAATTGGAATTCCTGTCAAAGTGGATCATACAGACGAAGAACAAGTGAAAATGTTCATAAACAAAGTGAATGAGGAACAAAACGGACAATTAGACATTCTTGTGAATGATGTTTGGGGGGGAGATCCTTTGACAGAATGGGGGAAAGATGTTGGGGATCATAATCTACAAAAGGGATTACAAATGCAAAAACAAGCCGTTCAAGCTCATTTCATAACTTCTCATTACGCAGTACCTTTAATGAAGAAGAAAAACTCAGGATTAATCGTTGAAGTCACTGACGGTATAGATTATGAATATAGAGGGAACTTTTACTATAGTTTAGCGAAGATATCAAACATTCATATGGCAAAAGCCATGGCAGAAGACCTAAAAGATAACAATATTACTTCTATCGCTTTAACTCCCGGATTCCTACGCTCAGAAGCAATGTTAGATCTTTTTGGAGTAACAGAAGAAAACTGGAAGGAAGGGGTCAAAGTCGAAAAACATTTTATTGCATCTGAAACACCCTTTTATATCGGTGAAGCCCTTAAACATCTGGCTTTGGATCCGGACGTACGTAGGTTTAATGGAAGAACATTAAGCACTTGGGAGCTTTCAGATATTTATGGATTTAAAGACGTTGATGGAACACAACCGCATTGGGGCAATTATTTTAAAAAACATGTGGAAAAATAA
- a CDS encoding ArdC-like ssDNA-binding domain-containing protein yields MVPWRKPWINGGAVNWKTQKPYRVINTFLLEAGEYATFKQIQEAGGKVKKGEKSHIVVFWKWLEKEDEENGKMEKIPYLRYFRVFEINKQVEGLNSKRKHVTFNHDPIEKAEEVYKGYMNAPDYTFHSGKAVYYPTLDKINCPPLKDFPKAEEYYSTMFHEMVHSTGHKSRLARKGVITENVAFGDDVYSKEELVAEMVIKT; encoded by the coding sequence GTGGTACCGTGGCGAAAGCCGTGGATCAATGGGGGAGCTGTTAATTGGAAGACACAAAAACCATATCGTGTAATTAATACATTCCTGTTAGAAGCCGGAGAATATGCGACCTTCAAGCAAATTCAGGAAGCGGGCGGTAAGGTGAAAAAAGGGGAAAAATCACATATCGTGGTATTTTGGAAGTGGTTAGAAAAAGAGGATGAAGAAAACGGTAAAATGGAAAAAATCCCTTACCTTCGGTATTTTCGAGTGTTTGAAATCAATAAACAAGTGGAAGGGTTGAACAGCAAACGAAAACATGTGACATTCAACCATGATCCAATCGAAAAAGCAGAGGAAGTTTATAAAGGGTATATGAACGCACCTGATTATACTTTTCATTCAGGGAAAGCCGTTTACTATCCAACCCTTGATAAAATCAACTGCCCACCATTGAAGGATTTTCCGAAAGCAGAAGAGTATTACAGCACAATGTTTCATGAAATGGTTCATAGCACAGGACATAAAAGTCGCTTAGCTCGCAAAGGAGTCATAACAGAAAATGTAGCCTTTGGAGATGACGTTTATTCAAAAGAAGAATTGGTTGCAGAAATGGTTATCAAGACCTAA
- a CDS encoding NAD(P)H oxidoreductase, whose protein sequence is MKILTVVTHPRENSLTFKVADHFVQGLKDAGHETEILDLYRSGFNPVLWEEDEPEWSADHQEYSPEVEMEMERMKRHDSLAFVFPLWWWSMPAMLKGYIDRVWNWGFAYGPGKLDHEKVLWLSLAGAPIERFEKRQYDNMMTRYFNVGLADYCGIQNSQFELFYETINVQPGYMEEWLTRAYNLGLHYAKY, encoded by the coding sequence ATGAAGATACTGACAGTTGTTACTCATCCAAGAGAGAACTCTTTGACTTTTAAAGTTGCAGACCATTTCGTCCAAGGCCTAAAGGATGCAGGTCACGAAACGGAGATATTAGATCTATATCGCAGCGGTTTCAATCCCGTACTTTGGGAAGAGGATGAGCCCGAATGGTCTGCAGATCATCAAGAATATTCTCCTGAGGTTGAAATGGAAATGGAAAGAATGAAAAGACACGATTCGTTGGCTTTTGTTTTTCCGCTTTGGTGGTGGAGCATGCCGGCTATGTTAAAAGGATATATAGACCGCGTTTGGAACTGGGGGTTTGCTTACGGGCCAGGAAAGCTTGATCATGAAAAAGTGTTATGGCTCAGCCTGGCCGGTGCTCCAATTGAGCGTTTTGAGAAGAGGCAGTACGATAATATGATGACACGATATTTCAATGTTGGTTTGGCGGATTATTGCGGAATCCAAAATTCGCAATTCGAACTTTTTTATGAAACCATAAATGTACAGCCCGGATATATGGAAGAGTGGTTGACTCGAGCTTATAATTTAGGACTGCACTATGCCAAATATTAA
- a CDS encoding tyrosine-type recombinase/integrase — protein MNYSRIPLDHEPLYIHDRNIIFSNKNKILAEMLDSSYLAMVYTKMEEKEDEFLPGLSSLTDLEIIYFFVHQETHDDEEKNRKKQTKKEYFRDLLQFYTFIHVQLQQDEVSSSLFPYIRKKHIRSYQEWLKNGAFQHRKQGYAIATRARKITVVKSFLQFLYEEEVVEFPLQVAFKKSTVRRKDKPKRELTYEEVKSLLDYYKDHPINYALLLLLATTGLRVQELAKASWRDLYYDPSIEGGTYFLKVIGKNNVERHAVILQSTLESIQRFRKRRGLSTEIDVKSNSPLFTTNKGKAYGYKYLSQYVTRIIQDTGFLWVRNKGPITPHFFRHFFVNYSVLTLGLPIEQVQKTVGHQSKTTTEGYVAETINKGMNAGLYWKKQIF, from the coding sequence ATGAATTATTCTCGAATCCCTCTAGATCATGAACCATTATATATCCATGATAGAAACATTATATTTTCTAATAAAAATAAAATACTTGCAGAGATGCTAGATTCTTCCTACCTAGCCATGGTGTACACTAAGATGGAAGAAAAGGAAGACGAGTTTCTTCCAGGACTATCATCGTTAACGGATTTGGAAATCATCTATTTTTTTGTTCACCAAGAAACCCATGATGATGAGGAAAAAAACCGAAAAAAACAAACCAAAAAAGAATACTTTCGAGATTTACTCCAGTTTTATACGTTTATTCATGTTCAGCTGCAGCAAGATGAGGTATCTTCCTCTCTGTTCCCTTATATAAGGAAGAAACACATCAGGAGTTATCAAGAGTGGTTAAAAAATGGAGCATTCCAACATCGAAAACAGGGATATGCGATAGCGACTAGAGCTCGTAAAATTACAGTGGTGAAAAGTTTTCTGCAATTCCTGTATGAGGAAGAAGTAGTGGAGTTTCCATTACAGGTAGCTTTCAAGAAAAGTACCGTACGAAGAAAAGATAAACCCAAACGGGAATTGACATATGAAGAGGTTAAATCATTGTTAGATTATTACAAAGACCATCCCATTAACTATGCACTTTTATTATTGTTAGCGACTACAGGTCTTCGCGTACAGGAATTAGCAAAGGCTAGCTGGAGAGATCTGTATTATGATCCTTCTATAGAAGGCGGGACTTATTTTTTAAAGGTGATTGGGAAGAATAATGTGGAGAGACATGCTGTTATACTTCAATCTACTTTGGAGAGCATTCAAAGGTTTCGCAAAAGAAGAGGGTTAAGTACAGAGATAGACGTAAAATCAAATAGTCCTTTATTCACAACAAATAAAGGAAAAGCGTATGGTTATAAATATTTAAGTCAGTATGTCACGAGGATTATTCAGGATACAGGGTTTTTATGGGTGAGAAATAAGGGGCCTATAACCCCCCATTTCTTCCGTCACTTTTTTGTGAACTATTCTGTTTTAACGTTAGGTCTTCCCATAGAACAAGTACAGAAAACGGTCGGTCATCAATCAAAGACTACGACAGAGGGATATGTTGCAGAAACTATAAATAAAGGAATGAATGCGGGTTTGTACTGGAAAAAACAAATATTTTAA
- a CDS encoding LysM peptidoglycan-binding domain-containing protein — protein sequence MLKIATILIAFILVCLPMFDRSAMAETHMVQSGDTLSKISDKYGTSVDKIVNQNKLVSTILEPGQHLEIPNSYIVSEGDTLYKISIKLGVSIPELLESTPTIKNPDWIYPGQIINVPIKNEMIFMGNPNKKRVALTFDDGPEDTYTPQILEILKRKGVKATFFVVGERVKEYPERLRQIYREGHAIGNHTWDTPAFA from the coding sequence ATGCTTAAAATAGCGACCATTTTAATTGCATTTATTTTAGTTTGTCTGCCTATGTTTGATAGATCTGCAATGGCTGAGACTCACATGGTTCAATCGGGGGATACCCTTTCGAAAATTTCCGACAAGTATGGAACATCAGTAGATAAGATTGTTAACCAGAACAAATTGGTATCTACTATACTTGAACCAGGTCAACACTTAGAAATTCCTAACTCGTACATAGTTAGTGAAGGGGATACACTTTATAAAATTTCTATTAAACTCGGAGTCTCTATACCTGAGTTATTAGAATCTACCCCAACAATTAAAAATCCTGATTGGATTTATCCTGGACAAATAATCAATGTTCCTATAAAAAATGAAATGATATTTATGGGGAATCCCAATAAGAAAAGAGTTGCCCTTACTTTTGACGACGGTCCAGAAGATACTTATACCCCTCAAATTTTAGAAATCTTAAAGCGAAAAGGTGTGAAGGCTACCTTTTTTGTGGTAGGAGAGAGGGTCAAGGAATATCCAGAACGACTAAGACAAATTTACAGAGAGGGACATGCTATAGGCAACCATACTTGGGATACACCCGCATTTGCCTGA
- a CDS encoding helix-turn-helix domain-containing protein — protein MEKSYYVSKDLAELLDVTEATIYKYIRDGKVVPYNKSTWTIDGEYRFSEEETLKLIDAQEEKPGLSTKDVADRLGITAYTVSRHIKNGVLPAKRKKYKGLERYFVSEEDFKTYALKVQSKKQEKLYDEELGFYLFQPLYNQHGDLAARVVNLEEPLIQSINGEYFSIEEAKELSYEGERKKLFEGKKVRKPGFVIFSFPTTDNIHSSFYIFMDYIMNQVGLHNVVVKQNSSTITFSVRSYDLTISKETEQLHIEIEEMINNYMIQGSFIQREKSIYLNSETDTIQAYIKTATKEKLKKEAIKVGVSMNEYVGNVLDRLYQNGN, from the coding sequence ATGGAGAAATCATATTATGTTTCAAAGGATTTAGCAGAGTTGTTAGATGTCACCGAAGCGACCATATACAAATACATTCGAGATGGCAAAGTCGTTCCTTATAATAAAAGCACATGGACCATTGATGGAGAATACCGTTTTTCTGAAGAGGAAACGTTAAAATTAATAGATGCTCAAGAAGAAAAACCTGGCCTATCTACGAAAGATGTAGCGGATCGGCTGGGAATTACTGCTTATACAGTAAGCCGGCATATTAAAAATGGTGTGTTGCCTGCCAAGAGGAAAAAGTATAAAGGGTTAGAGCGATACTTTGTATCAGAAGAGGATTTTAAGACTTATGCATTGAAGGTACAAAGCAAAAAACAAGAAAAGTTATATGATGAAGAACTGGGATTTTATCTTTTCCAACCCTTATATAATCAACATGGAGATCTAGCAGCAAGAGTTGTTAATCTAGAGGAACCCTTGATTCAAAGCATTAATGGAGAATACTTTTCTATAGAGGAAGCGAAAGAGCTGTCATATGAAGGAGAGAGAAAGAAACTTTTTGAGGGTAAGAAAGTGAGAAAGCCGGGGTTTGTGATCTTTTCCTTCCCAACAACTGATAATATTCATTCTTCTTTTTATATTTTTATGGACTATATTATGAATCAAGTTGGTTTACATAATGTAGTAGTTAAACAAAATTCCTCTACGATTACCTTTTCAGTACGAAGTTATGATTTGACAATCTCAAAGGAGACAGAACAACTCCATATAGAAATAGAAGAAATGATAAACAATTACATGATACAAGGTTCTTTTATTCAACGTGAAAAGTCTATTTATTTAAACAGTGAAACAGATACCATCCAAGCCTATATAAAGACAGCAACAAAAGAAAAACTAAAAAAAGAAGCTATAAAAGTAGGAGTTAGTATGAATGAGTATGTCGGAAATGTTTTAGATCGTCTTTATCAAAATGGAAATTGA
- a CDS encoding putative holin-like toxin: MITTDVANVILGFGTLLLTLIMVVIMIINLKK; this comes from the coding sequence GTGATTACAACAGATGTAGCAAACGTGATACTAGGTTTTGGAACACTGCTTCTGACGTTGATTATGGTTGTGATCATGATTATAAACCTAAAAAAGTAA